A section of the Pseudomonas prosekii genome encodes:
- a CDS encoding T6SS phospholipase effector Tle1-like catalytic domain-containing protein yields MRPIIDDFEKKLIKLRESDTKPQLLAMRLYVYGFSRGAAEARTFVNWLQTLVRCEATNGSVEYRLAGLPISINFLGICDTVAAVGIADSTPFAAGHMDWADGTMRLPDDDGSNCQDTTLPDDCHFLRRCVHLVSAHEQRGSFPLDSIRRRPKTADGRRDTQQPSSYRHDTFEYLYPGVHSDVGNGYSPGDQGKAVSGTELLLSQIPLHHLYAEAFKAGAPLQVPESSLQEGVHDKWRGMKGNLISEFDFSKTLVTRFNAWQSQAKGGTLEEMMKREQSLITGWRIDRYAGGLKQVDFFTKLRPDMTEVERDTWKRIHTRRSEDSAITLKKKPPLIYTDAENAQHEADIASVGGIQEVKKMHLEKDFDPRLDQRQLLNAAAEFRHDYRQEWGGVEDGFTVAGVVDMLLGGTVYLINEEDEAEEYAYLYKEGTSRYQQMFSAPGKPKVGKEDLVALFDDQVHDSRAWFMNSDPVMGPREPFTDYFRIRLVHFDNESNKQLSLLATAGRVIGVGIALASIGLSIKKKDPRMLLGLFLPSLARPVLSGKVGLPEISAFDPLTGVALPMLTNLDSLRSFTKEPGDMVAKVAALPALQPLTAANANTPALQKILVAHQAVEAARKKDASALASLVAKAANDEDKPGGWMDMVADQAGKLNSSEKTV; encoded by the coding sequence TTGCGCCCTATCATCGATGATTTCGAAAAGAAGCTGATTAAACTTCGTGAGTCCGATACTAAGCCCCAGCTCTTGGCCATGCGTCTTTATGTGTACGGATTTTCCAGAGGGGCGGCGGAGGCCCGAACGTTTGTAAATTGGCTACAAACTTTGGTCCGGTGTGAAGCTACTAATGGTTCCGTAGAGTATCGTTTGGCAGGATTACCCATATCCATTAATTTTCTTGGCATCTGTGACACCGTTGCAGCTGTTGGTATCGCTGATAGTACCCCATTTGCTGCCGGACATATGGATTGGGCCGATGGCACAATGCGTCTTCCTGACGATGATGGGTCTAATTGTCAAGACACAACTTTGCCAGATGATTGTCATTTCTTGAGACGTTGCGTTCACTTGGTATCCGCGCATGAGCAACGAGGGAGCTTTCCTTTAGATTCTATTCGCCGTCGGCCCAAAACAGCTGATGGGCGAAGAGATACACAGCAACCATCCAGTTATCGCCATGATACCTTTGAATATCTTTATCCTGGTGTGCACTCGGACGTTGGTAATGGTTACTCACCGGGCGATCAAGGAAAAGCCGTATCTGGCACAGAACTGTTACTGTCGCAGATTCCCTTGCATCATCTTTATGCTGAGGCCTTCAAGGCGGGTGCGCCGTTACAAGTCCCTGAAAGCTCCTTGCAAGAAGGTGTGCACGATAAATGGCGAGGGATGAAAGGTAACCTTATAAGTGAATTCGACTTCAGTAAAACGTTAGTTACGCGTTTTAACGCTTGGCAATCACAAGCCAAGGGCGGCACTCTCGAAGAGATGATGAAACGAGAGCAGAGCTTAATAACCGGCTGGCGTATTGACCGCTATGCAGGTGGGCTGAAACAAGTAGATTTTTTTACTAAGCTACGACCTGATATGACTGAGGTAGAGCGTGATACTTGGAAACGTATCCATACTCGCCGTAGCGAAGATTCTGCAATAACTTTGAAGAAAAAGCCGCCGCTGATCTATACCGATGCCGAAAACGCGCAGCATGAAGCTGATATCGCATCCGTTGGCGGAATCCAAGAAGTTAAAAAAATGCACTTGGAAAAGGATTTCGACCCACGGCTTGATCAACGCCAATTGCTGAACGCTGCGGCCGAATTCCGTCATGATTACCGGCAAGAGTGGGGGGGCGTTGAAGATGGGTTTACAGTCGCCGGTGTGGTGGATATGTTGCTAGGCGGAACTGTTTACTTGATAAACGAGGAAGACGAAGCAGAAGAATATGCTTACTTATATAAAGAGGGCACGTCACGCTATCAGCAAATGTTTAGTGCTCCTGGTAAGCCGAAAGTCGGTAAAGAAGACTTGGTTGCACTATTTGATGATCAGGTTCATGACTCTCGAGCCTGGTTTATGAATTCGGACCCTGTCATGGGGCCCCGCGAACCATTCACAGATTATTTCCGCATTCGTCTGGTCCACTTCGACAATGAATCGAATAAGCAACTGTCGCTTTTGGCTACCGCCGGACGAGTAATAGGAGTCGGTATTGCTTTGGCTAGTATCGGTTTGAGTATCAAGAAAAAAGATCCTCGTATGTTGCTGGGACTGTTCTTGCCGTCCTTGGCGCGGCCGGTCCTGAGCGGCAAAGTTGGTCTTCCGGAAATCAGCGCGTTCGACCCGCTTACCGGTGTTGCACTACCGATGCTCACTAACCTCGATTCGTTGAGGTCGTTCACCAAAGAACCAGGCGACATGGTGGCTAAAGTCGCCGCATTACCCGCGCTGCAGCCGCTTACCGCAGCCAACGCAAACACTCCAGCCCTTCAGAAAATCCTGGTGGCCCATCAGGCAGTCGAAGCAGCCCGCAAG